A genome region from Megalobrama amblycephala isolate DHTTF-2021 linkage group LG18, ASM1881202v1, whole genome shotgun sequence includes the following:
- the rab38c gene encoding ras-related protein Rab-38, producing MQKEHLFKVLVIGDLGVGKTSIIKRYVHQIFSQHYRATIGVDFALKVLHWDSQTVVRLQLWDIAGQERYGNMTRVYYREAVGALIVFDVTRASTFDAVLKWKDDLDIKVTLSNGKPVPAVLLANKSDQSREGLRSQIPKLDTFCKENGFVGWFETSAKENTNIEAAAKCLVEHILAHEENIINNTDPDVVALPGYNNNTKERVRGRCTACSKF from the exons ATGCAGAAAGAACATTTGTTCAAAGTTCTAGTCATCGGAGACCTCGGAGTTGGAAAAACGTCAATAATCAAGCGATACGTTCATCAGATATTTTCTCAACATTATCGCGCGACTATTGGAGTGGATTTTGCTCTTAAAGTCCTTCACTGGGACAGTCAGACGGTGGTCCGGCTGCAGTTATGGGACATAGCAG GACAGGAACGCTATGGGAACATGACAAGGGTTTACTATCGGGAGGCCGTGGGAGCCCTCATAGTATTTGACGTGACCAGAGCCTCCACGTTTGATGCGGTGCTGAAATGGAAAGACGACCTGGACATAAAGGTCACTCTCAGCAATGGCAAACCTGTCCCAGCTGTGCTTCTAGCCAACAAGTCTGACCAATCACGTGAAGGGCTGCGGTCCCAGATTCCAAAGCTTGATACGTTCTGCAAAGAGAATGGATTTGTGGGATGGTTTGAGACCTCTGCAAAG GAGAACACAAACATTGAGGCTGCAGCTAAATGTCTGGTGGAGCACATTTTAGCCCATGAGGAGAACATCATCAACAACACAGACCCAGATGTGGTGGCCCTCCCCGGGTACAACAACAACACCAAAGAACGGGTCCGAGGCAGATGCACGGCGTGTTCCAAATTCTAA
- the rab39ba gene encoding RAB39B, member RAS oncogene family a: MEAIWLYQFRLIVIGDSTVGKSCLIRRFTEGRFAQVSDPTVGVDFFSRLVEIEPGKRIKLQIWDTAGQERFRSITRAYYRNSVGGLLLFDITNRRSFQNVHEWLEEARSHVQPHSIVFLLVGHKCDLEQQRQVSQQEAEKLAAAYGMRYVETSARDAINVERAFTELTRDIFELVKCGDITIQEGWEGVKSGFVPNVVHSSEEVTKSDRRCLC; encoded by the exons ATGGAAGCTATATGGCTGTACCAGTTCCGGCTGATTGTCATTGGCGACTCGACGGTGGGGAAGTCTTGTTTGATCAGACGCTTCACAGAAGGACGTTTTGCACAGGTGTCTGATCCTACTGTTGGCGTAGACTTCTTCTCCCGTCTGGTGGAGATTGAACCAGGCAAACGCATCAAGCTTCAGATCTGGGACACGGCAGGCCAAGAGAGATTCAG ATCTATCACAAGGGCTTATTATCGTAATTCAGTGGGTGGCCTTTTGCTTTTCGACATCACCAACCGGCGCTCCTTCCAGAATGTCCACGAGTGGCTGGAGGAAGCGCGCAGTCACGTGCAGCCTCACAGCATCGTCTTCTTACTGGTCGGCCACAAGTGTGACCTGGAGCAGCAGCGGCAGGTGAGCCAGCAGGAGGCAGAGAAACTGGCAGCCGCTTACGGCATGCGCTACGTGGAGACCTCGGCCCGTGACGCCATAAACGTAGAGAGGGCTTTCACAGAGCTGACGCGTGACATCTTCGAGCTGGTCAAATGTGGTGACATCACCATCCAGGAGGGCTGGGAGGGTGTCAAGAGCGGTTTCGTGCCCAACGTGGTGCATTCGTCCGAGGAGGTGACCAAGAGTGACCGCCGCTGCCTCTGTTGA